In Flavobacteriaceae bacterium, the following proteins share a genomic window:
- the rsfS gene encoding ribosome silencing factor → MTKENSTANHLITIILNGIEDVKGQHINILDLREIENTVCDYFIVCEGTSNTQVNAIVNSIQKKVSKEAKDKPWHIEGADNAEWVLMDYVNVVVHVFQKHIREYYDIESLWGDAVTTEIKTSY, encoded by the coding sequence GTACTGCTAATCATTTAATAACAATTATATTAAATGGTATTGAAGATGTAAAGGGGCAGCATATTAATATACTAGATTTAAGAGAAATAGAAAACACAGTCTGCGATTATTTTATTGTTTGTGAAGGGACTTCCAACACACAAGTTAATGCCATAGTTAATTCCATTCAAAAAAAAGTAAGTAAAGAAGCCAAAGATAAGCCTTGGCATATTGAAGGTGCTGATAATGCTGAATGGGTGTTAATGGATTATGTAAATGTTGTTGTACATGTATTTCAGAAACATATTCGAGAATATTACGATATTGAAAGTTTATGGGGAGATGCCGTTACAACAGAAATAAAAACCAGTTACTAA
- a CDS encoding ATP-dependent metallopeptidase FtsH/Yme1/Tma family protein encodes MSKDKKVNSKKPKLNPYWIYGIIIAIFLAINLIGGMGSSKGIPSSPSQFIEYLKNGDISKVEIVNRKQAKVYLTKEAQDKEIHRGSKPNSIIPSATPSPNYSFEFGDLQNFEDDINEAMKESGNTIEVKYDTEENLWGNFLLSILPFVLIIGVWIFIMRRMSSGGGGGAGGQIFNIGKSKAKLFDQNTEVKTTFKDVAGLEGAKEEVQEIVDFLKNPEKYTSLGGKIPKGALLVGSPGTGKTLLAKAVAGEAKVPFFSLSGSDFVEMFVGVGASRVRDLFKQAKEKSPSIIFIDEIDAIGRARGKNAMSGSNDERENTLNQLLTEMDGFGTNTNVIVIAATNRADILDKALMRAGRFDRQIFVDLPDVRERKEIFEVHLRPLKKADGLDIDFLSKQTPGFSGADIANVCNEAALIAARQGKKAVDKQDFLDAVDRIVGGLEKKNKIITPEEKRAVAFHEAGHATVSWMLEHAAPLVKVTIVPRGQSLGAAWYLPEERLIVRPEQMLDEMCAALGGRAAEKVIFDKISTGALSDLEKVTKQARAMVTIYGLSNKIGNLTYYDSSGQSEYGFTKPYSEETAVLIDKEISDIIEEQYQRAINLLESNKDKLTELAEVLLDKEVIFKDNLEKIFGKRPYDKNKEPSEEEE; translated from the coding sequence ATGTCAAAAGATAAAAAAGTAAACTCTAAAAAACCAAAGCTTAATCCTTATTGGATTTACGGAATCATCATTGCTATATTTTTAGCAATAAATCTTATTGGCGGTATGGGATCTTCAAAAGGAATTCCGTCATCTCCATCTCAATTTATTGAGTATCTTAAAAATGGAGATATTTCTAAAGTCGAAATTGTTAACCGAAAACAAGCAAAGGTTTATTTAACAAAAGAGGCTCAAGATAAAGAAATTCATAGAGGTTCAAAGCCAAACAGTATTATTCCGTCTGCAACACCTTCTCCAAATTATAGTTTTGAATTTGGTGATCTTCAAAACTTTGAAGATGATATTAATGAAGCAATGAAAGAAAGTGGTAATACTATAGAAGTAAAATATGATACTGAAGAAAATCTTTGGGGTAATTTCCTATTATCTATACTTCCTTTCGTGCTCATCATAGGAGTTTGGATTTTTATTATGCGTCGTATGTCATCTGGTGGCGGAGGCGGTGCTGGAGGTCAAATTTTTAATATCGGAAAATCTAAGGCTAAACTTTTTGATCAAAATACTGAAGTAAAAACAACATTTAAAGACGTAGCAGGATTAGAAGGAGCTAAAGAAGAGGTACAAGAAATTGTAGATTTCTTAAAAAACCCTGAAAAATATACATCCCTTGGAGGTAAAATACCAAAAGGAGCTTTATTAGTTGGTTCTCCAGGTACAGGTAAAACATTATTAGCCAAAGCTGTTGCTGGCGAGGCTAAAGTGCCTTTTTTCTCATTGTCAGGTTCAGATTTTGTTGAAATGTTTGTTGGAGTTGGAGCATCTCGTGTACGGGATTTGTTTAAACAAGCTAAAGAGAAATCACCCTCTATAATTTTTATTGATGAGATCGATGCTATTGGTCGTGCAAGAGGTAAAAATGCAATGTCTGGAAGTAATGATGAACGTGAAAATACGTTAAATCAGCTGTTAACAGAAATGGATGGTTTTGGCACAAATACCAATGTTATTGTTATAGCTGCTACAAATAGAGCAGATATTTTAGATAAAGCCTTGATGCGTGCTGGTCGTTTTGACAGACAAATTTTTGTTGATCTACCAGATGTTAGAGAACGTAAAGAAATTTTTGAAGTTCACTTAAGACCTCTTAAAAAAGCTGATGGTTTAGATATTGATTTCTTATCTAAACAAACACCAGGTTTTTCTGGAGCTGATATTGCTAATGTTTGTAATGAAGCAGCTTTAATAGCAGCTCGACAAGGTAAAAAAGCAGTAGATAAACAAGACTTTCTTGATGCTGTAGATAGAATTGTTGGTGGGTTAGAAAAGAAAAATAAAATTATTACTCCTGAAGAGAAAAGAGCTGTAGCTTTTCATGAAGCTGGGCATGCTACAGTTAGCTGGATGCTTGAACACGCTGCACCGCTAGTAAAAGTGACTATTGTACCTCGTGGACAATCTCTTGGAGCTGCTTGGTATTTACCAGAAGAGCGCCTAATTGTACGTCCAGAACAAATGTTAGACGAAATGTGTGCTGCTTTGGGTGGTAGAGCCGCAGAAAAAGTTATTTTCGATAAAATTTCTACAGGAGCTTTAAGTGACCTAGAAAAAGTAACCAAACAAGCTAGAGCAATGGTTACAATCTATGGCTTAAGTAATAAAATAGGAAATTTAACGTATTACGATTCGTCTGGGCAAAGTGAATATGGATTTACTAAACCATACAGTGAAGAAACGGCTGTTCTTATTGATAAGGAAATATCTGATATTATAGAAGAACAATATCAACGCGCAATAAATTTACTAGAAAGTAATAAAGATAAACTTACAGAACTTGCTGAAGTTTTACTTGATAAAGAAGTTATTTTCAAAGACAATCTAGAGAAGATTTTTGGTAAGAGGCCTTATGATAAAAATAAGGAACCCTCTGAAGAAGAAGAGTAA
- a CDS encoding lactate utilization protein B/C, whose translation MSLFRKFFGIKSEGNKEHNTHSDERSKYMPDIKIPLDERFTINFKANGGKFLYSENLNEVRHNLNSILAENDWNDKKVFLIDNQLADKFNDFNLSISRNTNESTFFFSTCEHLIANDGSLLISSRQIAEKKLKDLPDNFIIFATTSQLVDTISEGLKGIKEKSKKKIPSNITTIKHFKTYEDKDFLSYGSSSKNLYLLLLEDL comes from the coding sequence ATGAGTTTATTTCGTAAATTTTTTGGGATTAAATCTGAGGGCAATAAGGAGCATAACACTCATTCTGATGAGCGTAGCAAATATATGCCTGATATTAAAATACCTTTAGACGAACGTTTCACCATTAACTTTAAAGCTAATGGAGGTAAATTCTTATATTCTGAAAATTTAAACGAAGTACGTCACAATTTAAATAGCATACTTGCTGAAAATGATTGGAATGACAAAAAGGTTTTTTTAATTGACAATCAATTGGCAGATAAGTTTAATGATTTTAATTTATCGATTAGTAGAAATACTAATGAAAGTACATTTTTCTTTTCTACCTGTGAACATTTAATAGCTAATGACGGTTCCTTGCTAATTTCGTCTCGACAAATAGCAGAAAAGAAACTTAAAGACTTACCTGACAACTTTATAATTTTTGCAACGACCAGCCAGCTTGTTGATACTATTAGTGAAGGATTGAAAGGGATTAAGGAAAAAAGCAAAAAAAAAATACCAAGTAATATTACTACAATTAAGCACTTTAAAACTTATGAGGATAAAGATTTTTTAAGCTATGGAAGTAGTTCAAAAAACCTATATTTGCTCCTGTTAGAAGACTTATAA
- a CDS encoding phosphatidate cytidylyltransferase, translated as MKELIVRAFSGLLYAALFLISLQSQYTLIILFFVFGLISLVEFNKLIGLKSFLSYVIFSILYLFVAYWQLFIDSNDGFMEVIQILHVLSIFVLLFLIKDLFSEKTLPLFSTKRYINTTFYLSSAFIFIILIAGYYDEFNPNILLGSFILVWINDTFAYLVGKNFGKQKLFSAISPKKTVEGFLGGLLFSCIGSYFIAEYTYTLDFTSWLTLSIIISVFGTLGDLIESKYKRQAGVKDSGVIMPGHGGLLDRLDSIIFAAPFIYLFLRVIKYVS; from the coding sequence ATGAAAGAATTAATTGTTAGGGCATTCTCAGGTCTGTTGTATGCAGCTCTGTTTTTAATTTCATTACAATCTCAATATACTTTAATAATATTATTTTTTGTTTTCGGGTTAATTTCTTTAGTTGAATTTAATAAGCTTATCGGTTTAAAAAGCTTTCTCTCTTATGTTATTTTTTCCATTCTATATTTATTTGTCGCATATTGGCAGTTATTTATAGATTCTAACGATGGATTTATGGAAGTTATTCAGATACTACATGTATTAAGTATTTTTGTGCTCTTATTCTTAATTAAAGATCTATTTTCTGAAAAGACACTACCTTTATTCTCGACCAAACGTTATATAAATACAACATTTTACCTTTCTAGTGCTTTTATTTTTATCATTCTTATTGCGGGATATTATGATGAGTTTAACCCCAATATACTTTTAGGGTCTTTTATTTTAGTTTGGATCAATGATACGTTTGCATATTTGGTAGGTAAAAATTTTGGTAAACAAAAGCTCTTTTCTGCCATATCCCCTAAAAAAACAGTAGAAGGGTTCTTAGGAGGTTTATTATTTTCATGTATAGGAAGTTATTTCATTGCAGAATATACATATACATTAGATTTTACAAGTTGGCTAACTTTAAGTATAATTATTAGTGTTTTTGGAACTCTAGGCGATTTAATAGAGTCTAAATATAAACGTCAAGCTGGAGTAAAAGATAGTGGTGTTATTATGCCTGGTCATGGTGGATTGTTAGATAGATTAGATAGTATTATTTTTGCAGCTCCTTTTATTTATTTATTTCTAAGAGTTATTAAATATGTTTCATAA
- a CDS encoding phosphatidylserine decarboxylase family protein: MFHKEGFKIIFISFTITVISFLIIDKFITIGWLQKLLELVILILFVLILQFFRNPKRNTIIKENQILSPVDGKVVVIEEVFEKEYFKEKRIQVSVFMSPLNVHVTRYPISGNIIFSKYHPGKYLVAWHPKASEENERTTVVIKNETYGSVLYRQIAGALAKRIVNYAIENNTVIQGADSGFIKFGSRVDLFLPLDTKIKVQLNEKVRGGESIIAEA; this comes from the coding sequence ATGTTTCATAAAGAAGGTTTTAAGATTATATTCATATCCTTTACGATAACAGTAATTTCATTTTTAATTATTGATAAGTTTATAACTATAGGCTGGTTACAAAAACTGTTAGAACTTGTTATTCTTATTTTATTTGTATTGATATTACAATTTTTCAGAAACCCGAAACGTAATACCATTATAAAAGAAAATCAAATTTTATCGCCTGTTGACGGGAAAGTAGTTGTTATAGAAGAAGTATTTGAAAAAGAATATTTTAAAGAAAAACGCATACAAGTTAGTGTATTTATGTCTCCCTTAAATGTACATGTTACACGTTATCCAATTAGTGGTAATATTATTTTTAGCAAATATCATCCGGGAAAATACTTAGTAGCATGGCACCCTAAAGCTAGTGAAGAAAACGAACGTACAACAGTGGTTATAAAAAATGAAACTTATGGATCTGTTCTTTATAGGCAAATAGCAGGTGCATTAGCCAAACGTATTGTTAATTATGCAATAGAAAACAATACTGTGATTCAAGGTGCAGATTCTGGGTTTATAAAATTTGGTTCAAGAGTAGATTTATTTTTACCTTTAGACACCAAAATAAAGGTACAACTCAACGAAAAAGTACGAGGTGGAGAAAGTATAATTGCCGAAGCTTAA
- a CDS encoding acyl-CoA-binding protein, producing the protein MISDELDKEFKDAVELVNAHQEPFPADFLLRLYAYYKKATNDYGRPRSKVPIINAFKTNALFQAQDITENEAKRAYIDLVNNYFLYRK; encoded by the coding sequence ATGATTTCAGATGAGTTAGATAAGGAATTTAAAGATGCTGTAGAGCTTGTTAATGCTCATCAGGAGCCATTTCCTGCAGATTTCTTATTACGCCTTTATGCATACTATAAAAAGGCAACTAATGACTATGGGAGACCCCGTAGTAAAGTGCCAATAATAAATGCATTTAAAACCAATGCTTTATTTCAAGCTCAAGATATCACAGAAAATGAAGCTAAACGAGCATATATAGATTTAGTAAATAATTATTTTTTATATAGAAAATAA
- a CDS encoding valine--tRNA ligase translates to MSISSQYDAIQVENKWYDYWMKHNYFHSEPDEREPYTIVIPPPNVTGVLHMGHMLNNTIQDVLIRRARLQGKNACWVPGTDHASIATEAKVVAKLKENGIDKNDLSREEFLAHAWEWTHEYGGVILEQLKKLGCSCDWDRTKFTMDDDMSEGVIRVFVDLYNKGLIYRGYRMVNWDPEAKTTLSDEEVNHIERTDTLYYVNYKIENEEDYVTIATTRPETILGDTAICVNPKDERFKHLKGKNVIVPICNRVVPIIEDGYVDIEFGTGCLKITPAHDVNDKEIGERHNLEVIDILNDDATLNSFGLHHEGKDRVVARKDVAKELKELDILVKTEDITHKVGTSERTHAVIEPRLSDQWFLKMEELVKPAIKAVLEDDDIKLFPKKFENTYRHWMENIRDWNISRQLIWGQQIPAYYFGDGKNDFVVAKNKEEALELAQEKTKNNNLNLEDLKQDKDALDTWFSSWLWPISVFDGIRNPENKDINYYYPTNDLVTGPDILFFWVARMIISGYEYKGEKPFSNVYLTGLVRDKQRRKMSKQLGNSPDALKLIEKYSADGVRVGLLLSSAAGNDLMFDEALCQQGKGLGTKLWSALNLTKIWQVEAIEQPNSSKIALEWFESKFQKALLEIEDHFSKYRLSDALMAIYKLIYDDFCGWLLEIVKPAYQQPIDKKTLDNLMSIFENNLKIMHPFMPFITEEIWQQISERTPNEALIIAKWPEAKPINETLISEFELASEVISGIRTIRKQKNIAFKDAIEMFVINNENTSKTFDAIITKMGNISLLSYTKNKVEGALTFRVNSNEYFVPMQGTIDIEEERGKLTEELNYTEGFLKSVQKKLANERFVNNAPEQVVAVEKKKEADALAKIETLKTSLANL, encoded by the coding sequence ATGTCTATTTCATCTCAATACGATGCAATTCAAGTAGAAAATAAATGGTACGATTACTGGATGAAACATAATTATTTTCATTCAGAACCAGACGAAAGAGAGCCTTATACAATTGTAATTCCGCCACCTAATGTAACGGGAGTATTACATATGGGGCATATGCTTAATAATACCATACAAGATGTTTTAATACGTCGTGCAAGGCTTCAAGGTAAAAACGCATGTTGGGTACCAGGAACAGATCACGCATCTATAGCTACCGAAGCTAAAGTTGTTGCAAAACTTAAAGAGAATGGAATAGATAAAAATGACCTTTCAAGAGAAGAGTTTTTAGCACATGCTTGGGAATGGACACATGAATATGGAGGTGTTATTTTAGAGCAGCTAAAAAAATTGGGTTGTTCATGTGATTGGGATCGTACAAAGTTCACTATGGATGATGATATGAGTGAAGGTGTGATTAGAGTATTTGTCGATTTATATAATAAAGGTCTTATTTATCGTGGTTATCGTATGGTAAATTGGGATCCAGAAGCAAAAACAACCTTATCTGATGAAGAAGTAAATCACATTGAGCGTACAGATACACTGTATTATGTGAATTATAAAATTGAAAATGAAGAAGATTATGTTACTATTGCTACTACACGTCCTGAGACCATTCTAGGAGATACTGCAATTTGTGTAAATCCTAAGGACGAACGTTTTAAACATTTAAAAGGGAAAAATGTTATTGTTCCTATTTGTAATCGCGTTGTTCCAATTATTGAAGATGGCTATGTAGATATTGAATTTGGTACGGGATGCTTAAAAATAACTCCAGCTCATGATGTAAATGATAAAGAAATAGGAGAGCGTCATAATTTAGAAGTTATTGATATTTTAAATGATGATGCTACATTAAATAGTTTTGGCCTACATCACGAAGGAAAAGATAGGGTAGTGGCACGTAAAGATGTAGCTAAAGAACTTAAAGAATTAGATATATTAGTCAAAACAGAAGATATTACTCATAAAGTTGGAACTAGTGAACGTACACATGCGGTTATAGAACCAAGATTAAGTGATCAGTGGTTTCTTAAAATGGAAGAATTAGTAAAACCGGCTATTAAAGCAGTTTTAGAAGATGATGATATTAAACTTTTTCCTAAGAAATTCGAAAATACTTACCGTCACTGGATGGAGAATATTCGTGATTGGAATATCTCTCGTCAATTAATTTGGGGGCAACAAATTCCTGCATATTATTTTGGAGATGGAAAGAATGATTTTGTAGTTGCAAAAAATAAGGAAGAAGCTTTAGAATTAGCTCAAGAAAAAACAAAAAATAATAATTTGAACCTTGAAGATTTAAAACAAGATAAAGATGCTTTAGATACTTGGTTCTCTTCTTGGTTATGGCCTATAAGTGTGTTTGACGGAATTCGTAACCCTGAAAATAAAGATATTAATTATTATTACCCAACCAATGATTTAGTTACTGGACCAGATATTTTATTTTTTTGGGTTGCACGTATGATTATTTCTGGATATGAGTATAAAGGAGAAAAACCATTTTCAAATGTTTATTTAACAGGACTTGTTAGGGATAAACAGCGTCGTAAAATGTCTAAACAATTAGGGAATTCTCCTGATGCTTTAAAATTAATAGAGAAATATAGTGCAGATGGTGTTCGAGTAGGTCTTTTATTAAGTAGTGCAGCTGGTAATGATTTAATGTTTGATGAAGCTTTGTGTCAACAAGGAAAAGGACTTGGAACTAAATTATGGAGTGCATTAAATTTAACTAAAATATGGCAAGTTGAAGCTATAGAGCAACCAAATTCTAGTAAGATTGCATTAGAATGGTTTGAGTCTAAATTTCAAAAAGCATTATTAGAAATTGAAGATCACTTTAGTAAATATAGACTTAGTGATGCTTTAATGGCTATTTATAAACTCATTTACGATGATTTTTGTGGATGGTTATTAGAAATAGTTAAACCAGCATATCAACAACCAATAGATAAGAAGACATTAGATAATTTAATGTCTATTTTTGAAAACAATTTAAAAATAATGCATCCATTTATGCCATTTATTACTGAGGAGATATGGCAGCAAATATCTGAAAGAACTCCTAATGAAGCACTAATAATTGCAAAATGGCCAGAAGCAAAACCGATAAATGAAACTTTAATTTCTGAATTTGAATTAGCTTCAGAAGTAATTTCAGGAATTCGAACAATTAGAAAACAAAAAAATATTGCATTTAAAGATGCGATAGAGATGTTTGTAATAAATAATGAAAATACTTCAAAAACTTTTGATGCTATTATTACTAAGATGGGTAATATTTCATTATTAAGTTATACCAAAAATAAAGTTGAAGGCGCATTAACATTTAGGGTTAATTCTAATGAATATTTTGTGCCAATGCAAGGTACTATAGATATCGAAGAAGAAAGAGGAAAGCTCACCGAAGAATTAAATTATACAGAAGGGTTTTTAAAATCTGTACAGAAAAAATTAGCAAACGAACGTTTTGTTAATAATGCTCCAGAACAAGTTGTAGCTGTTGAAAAGAAAAAAGAAGCAGATGCACTAGCAAAAATAGAAACCTTAAAGACGAGTTTAGCTAATTTATAA
- a CDS encoding DUF1573 domain-containing protein, protein MKHLVTILFIGLISFSIKAQDKVAKIEFKTDVIDYGTIEKGANGVRVFEFTNTGNAPLIISKVKSSCGCTIPKKPEKPIMPGESGEIEVKYDTNRVIPFRKTITVTSNADTPNVALKIKGTVVESTAN, encoded by the coding sequence ATGAAACATTTAGTTACAATATTGTTTATTGGACTTATTAGTTTTTCTATTAAAGCACAAGATAAAGTTGCTAAAATTGAATTTAAAACTGATGTGATAGACTACGGAACTATTGAAAAAGGTGCTAATGGTGTTAGAGTATTTGAATTCACTAATACTGGAAATGCTCCACTTATAATTTCAAAAGTTAAATCTAGTTGTGGATGTACAATTCCTAAAAAACCGGAAAAACCAATTATGCCAGGTGAGTCAGGCGAAATTGAAGTTAAATATGATACAAATAGAGTGATTCCTTTCAGAAAAACCATAACAGTTACTTCAAATGCAGATACCCCAAATGTAGCATTAAAAATAAAAGGTACAGTAGTGGAATCTACAGCAAATTAG
- a CDS encoding PDZ domain-containing protein, producing the protein MKKHYLFIISFLFIWSSSWSQGKFMLSGGKSDKINFKLINNLIIFPVEVNGVELSFLLDTGVSKPIIFNFVNLTEELQINQTERIYLRGLGEGEPVEALRSRNNIFKIGNAINLNQDLYAVFDPNLNFSPRLGVPVHGIIGYDFLKDFIVEINYSYKYLKISNHNNYKYKKCRKCKSFDLEFHSNKPYIKGVVSQNGNNKPVKLLVDSGSSDAIWLFEDETKDITLPNKYFQDFLGHGLSGSIYGKRSKIDAFLLDDFKLRKVNVAFPDSTSIDNAKKIQDRNGSLSGGILKRFNIIFDIHNKKMRLRKNKYFSDEFYYNKSGIALEHNGIRVVRELEEKEAQIYGASVSQAAGARQIEVGKTFKYFFAPSFSIVELRKNSPAERAGLKINDVILSVNGRKAHDYSLQDIVKLFYDEDGKRIKLLIERDGEKRSFSFTLESLLK; encoded by the coding sequence ATGAAAAAGCATTATCTATTTATAATTTCGTTTCTTTTTATATGGTCAAGTAGTTGGTCTCAGGGTAAATTTATGCTATCTGGTGGCAAATCTGATAAAATAAATTTTAAACTTATTAATAACTTAATAATATTCCCTGTTGAAGTGAATGGTGTTGAGCTTTCATTTTTATTAGATACTGGAGTAAGTAAACCCATAATTTTCAATTTTGTTAATTTAACTGAAGAACTTCAAATTAATCAAACAGAACGAATTTATTTAAGAGGCTTAGGGGAAGGAGAACCTGTAGAAGCGTTAAGATCTAGAAATAATATTTTTAAAATTGGAAATGCTATAAATCTTAATCAAGATTTGTATGCTGTCTTTGACCCAAATCTAAATTTTTCACCAAGATTAGGTGTTCCTGTGCATGGAATTATTGGATATGATTTTTTAAAAGATTTTATAGTTGAAATTAATTATTCATATAAATATTTAAAAATATCTAACCACAATAATTACAAGTATAAAAAATGCAGAAAATGTAAATCATTTGATTTAGAATTCCATAGCAATAAGCCTTATATTAAAGGTGTAGTTTCTCAAAACGGGAATAATAAACCTGTTAAACTTTTGGTTGATTCTGGTAGTAGCGATGCTATTTGGTTATTTGAAGATGAAACAAAAGATATTACACTACCTAATAAGTATTTTCAAGATTTTTTAGGACATGGTTTAAGTGGTAGCATTTATGGAAAACGTTCCAAAATAGATGCTTTTCTCTTAGATGATTTTAAATTGAGAAAAGTAAATGTTGCTTTTCCAGATTCAACGTCAATTGATAATGCTAAGAAAATTCAAGATAGAAACGGTAGTTTATCAGGAGGGATATTAAAGCGTTTTAATATCATTTTTGATATTCATAATAAAAAAATGAGATTACGAAAGAATAAGTATTTTTCTGATGAATTTTATTATAATAAAAGTGGAATTGCTTTAGAGCATAATGGGATTAGAGTTGTTAGAGAATTAGAAGAAAAAGAAGCTCAAATTTATGGAGCATCAGTTAGCCAAGCCGCTGGAGCAAGGCAAATAGAAGTAGGTAAAACTTTTAAATACTTTTTTGCACCATCTTTTTCTATAGTCGAATTACGTAAAAATTCTCCAGCTGAAAGAGCTGGACTTAAAATAAATGATGTGATTTTATCAGTAAATGGTAGAAAAGCACATGATTATTCACTACAAGACATTGTGAAATTGTTTTATGATGAAGATGGGAAGCGAATAAAATTATTAATAGAGAGAGATGGCGAAAAACGTAGTTTCTCTTTTACTTTAGAAAGCTTATTAAAATAA
- a CDS encoding pyridoxal phosphate-dependent aminotransferase: MPKISKKGKSMPQSPIRKLVPYAEAAKKRGTKVFHLNIGQPDIKTPQVALDAVKNNDLEIVAYSRSEGSEQYREKIAAYYAKNDIHVKANNIIVTTGGSEALLFTFGSIMDANDEVIIPEPFYANYNGFSTASGVNIVPVISKIENNFALPPIEEFEKLITSKTKAILICNPGNPTGYLYSKEEIKKLAAIVKKHDLFLIADEVYREFAYDGTEHYSILQEGGLEKHAIVIDSVSKRYSMCGARIGCIVSKSDDVISTALKFAQARLSPPTYAQIACEAALETPQSYFDDVIKEYVARRNTLIEELQKIEGVKVAKPKGAFYCIAELPVRNADDFAQWILEKFDLNGETIMVAPAAGFYSTKGFGLNQIRIAYVLKQEDLIRSVAILKQALREYNA, from the coding sequence ATGCCAAAAATTTCCAAAAAAGGTAAATCTATGCCTCAATCACCAATTCGCAAATTAGTTCCTTATGCTGAAGCTGCAAAAAAGAGGGGTACGAAAGTGTTTCATTTAAATATTGGGCAACCAGATATTAAAACTCCGCAAGTTGCGTTAGATGCTGTTAAAAATAATGATTTAGAAATTGTAGCTTATAGTCGTTCTGAAGGATCTGAGCAATATCGCGAAAAAATTGCAGCATATTATGCGAAAAATGACATTCATGTTAAAGCAAATAATATAATTGTGACTACTGGAGGTAGCGAAGCTTTACTATTTACTTTTGGAAGTATTATGGATGCAAATGATGAAGTTATTATTCCAGAACCTTTTTATGCAAATTATAATGGGTTCTCAACTGCTTCTGGTGTTAACATTGTACCCGTAATTTCAAAAATTGAAAATAATTTTGCCTTACCTCCTATCGAAGAATTTGAAAAATTAATTACTTCAAAAACAAAGGCAATTCTTATTTGCAACCCTGGTAATCCTACTGGATATTTATATAGCAAAGAAGAAATCAAAAAACTAGCTGCTATTGTAAAAAAACATGATTTATTTTTAATTGCTGACGAAGTTTATCGTGAGTTTGCTTACGATGGTACTGAGCATTATTCTATTCTGCAAGAAGGTGGACTTGAAAAACATGCCATTGTTATTGATTCTGTATCTAAACGTTACAGTATGTGTGGTGCAAGAATTGGATGTATTGTCTCTAAAAGTGATGATGTTATAAGTACAGCTTTAAAATTTGCTCAAGCTAGATTATCTCCTCCAACTTATGCACAAATAGCATGTGAAGCTGCCTTAGAAACTCCTCAAAGTTATTTTGATGATGTTATAAAAGAGTATGTCGCAAGGAGAAATACTCTTATTGAAGAATTACAAAAAATTGAAGGAGTTAAGGTCGCTAAGCCCAAAGGAGCGTTTTACTGTATAGCAGAGCTTCCTGTAAGAAATGCCGATGATTTTGCGCAATGGATTTTAGAAAAATTTGACCTTAATGGAGAGACAATTATGGTAGCTCCTGCTGCTGGATTTTATTCAACAAAAGGGTTTGGTTTAAACCAAATTAGAATTGCATACGTACTTAAACAAGAAGATTTAATTCGTTCCGTTGCCATTTTAAAGCAAGCACTTAGAGAGTATAATGCATAA